From the Jilunia laotingensis genome, the window ACATCAATAAAATGGCAATAATACCCGTCACCGTGTGAAGCTCGTCATGCAATCCGGTCATATGGGCTATATTCTTCATCAATCCGGTTCCCACCGCATCACAAACCAGTCCTAGCAGGAAAAAAGAAATATGCCAGAATTTTAATTTTTTCTGTATGCGTTCCCCCCATACACCTATGCTGTAAAACACCAATGCTCCCGTGATGACACAAATTGCCGCAATTAAATAATGTATATCTACCTGATTGAAATCCATAATTATTTTTGAAGAGAAACAAAATCCTCATAGAATAGTTCGAAATAAAATGCCATCTCCACATTACAATACTGAAACAACTCTTCCTGTATTACGTTTTTTTTCGGAAAAAGTAATAAAAGCTGATTTGCATAAACCAATAAAACAAGTAACTTTGCGGACGATTTGAGAATCAAGACTACGTATTATTTATTTATATCACTTAAAAAGAGCTAATTATGACTTATTCACACGAAGTGGAACACATGTGTGTTGTAAAGAAAGGTCCTAATCACGGACCGGCTCCCATACCCGAAGAAGGCAAATGGGTAAAATCAAAAGAAATCGTTGATATTTCAGGTCTGACACACGGTATCGGTTGGTGTGCCCCTCAACAAGGTGCTTGCAAACTGACCTTGAACGTTAAAGAAGGTATCATCCAGGAAGCTTTGGTTGAAACAATCGGATGTTCCGGCATGACTCATTCGGCTGCTATGGCTGCTGAAATCCTGCCTGGAAAAACAGTTCTGGAAGCATTGAACACTGACCTTGTTTGTGATGCCATCAATACAGCCATGCGCGAACTTTTCCTGCAAATCGTTTACGGACGCACTCAGTCGGCTTTCTCAGAAGGCGGTCTGATCATCGGTGCAGGTCTTGAAGACCTTGGTAAAGGTCTGCGTAGCCAAGT encodes:
- a CDS encoding HsmA family protein, whose translation is MDFNQVDIHYLIAAICVITGALVFYSIGVWGERIQKKLKFWHISFFLLGLVCDAVGTGLMKNIAHMTGLHDELHTVTGIIAILLMFVHAMWAIWVYVKGSPKAKMHFNRFSIVVWCIWLIPYFIGMYLGMSIHH
- a CDS encoding iron-sulfur cluster assembly scaffold protein yields the protein MTYSHEVEHMCVVKKGPNHGPAPIPEEGKWVKSKEIVDISGLTHGIGWCAPQQGACKLTLNVKEGIIQEALVETIGCSGMTHSAAMAAEILPGKTVLEALNTDLVCDAINTAMRELFLQIVYGRTQSAFSEGGLIIGAGLEDLGKGLRSQVGTLYGTLAKGPRYLEMAEGYIKTIALDKNDEICGYEFVHMGKFMDEIKKGTDANEALKKVTGTYGRFTAEQGAVKHIDPRHE